Proteins from a single region of Haloterrigena alkaliphila:
- a CDS encoding DUF7117 family protein, with amino-acid sequence MKIRGERECKECGTRWSYYETGSVGCPACGSLHSVGVDERTEHTDLQVAFDLTEVRNAIDDRPTDDIAERAREACREYVRRRGFISAGDLRELDDTYLAASELLHVADLVRRDISLEEREELYFLALLRDADEGERPPADQVPPTLRGARGLAAANAVRDYRRDVRTWAEDRELTAAERGALETLGGHVTRIRMLDGDVSPRTADRLIEATRDLANGLRGDELAFTRARERLEDLEFDDVETDGRFGD; translated from the coding sequence ATGAAGATCCGGGGCGAGCGCGAGTGCAAGGAGTGCGGGACTCGCTGGTCGTACTACGAGACCGGCAGCGTGGGCTGTCCCGCCTGCGGGAGCCTCCACAGCGTCGGCGTCGACGAACGCACGGAACACACCGACCTGCAGGTCGCGTTCGACCTCACCGAGGTCCGCAACGCTATCGACGACCGCCCGACCGACGATATCGCGGAGCGCGCCCGCGAGGCGTGTCGCGAGTACGTCCGCCGGCGCGGGTTCATCAGCGCCGGCGACCTCCGTGAACTCGACGACACCTACCTGGCCGCGAGCGAACTCCTCCACGTCGCCGACCTCGTCCGCCGCGATATCAGCCTCGAGGAGCGCGAGGAACTGTACTTCCTCGCCCTGCTTCGCGACGCCGATGAGGGGGAGCGGCCACCCGCTGATCAGGTACCCCCGACGCTGCGAGGGGCCCGCGGGCTCGCCGCCGCTAACGCCGTGCGCGACTACCGCCGCGACGTCCGGACGTGGGCCGAAGACCGCGAGCTGACGGCCGCCGAACGCGGCGCCCTCGAGACGCTGGGCGGACACGTCACCCGAATCCGCATGCTCGACGGCGACGTCTCCCCCCGAACTGCCGATCGGTTGATCGAGGCCACCCGCGACCTGGCCAACGGGCTCCGCGGCGACGAACTGGCCTTCACCCGGGCCCGCGAGCGACTCGAGGACCTCGAGTTCGACGACGTGGAAACCGACGGTCGGTTCGGGGACTGA